From Nicotiana tabacum cultivar K326 chromosome 15, ASM71507v2, whole genome shotgun sequence, the proteins below share one genomic window:
- the LOC107783896 gene encoding rhamnogalacturonan I rhamnosyltransferase 1-like, whose protein sequence is MCRIEGDMEERERRRRRWGLGVMGLKGTTLGDSRVEKLKSSVIFSGSRMKLWMIRATTMVLLWTCLVQMTTLGELWGPRVLKGWPCCFSQESAAALVVKSPLEVLARVLPPKRVYKNNGYLMVSCNGGLNQMRAAICDMVAIARYLNVTLIVPELDKTSFWADPSEFQDIFDVDNFIMSLRDEVRILRELPPRLKRRVQLGMIYTMPPISWSDISYYHNQVLPLIRKYKVVHLNRTDARLANNGQPLEIQKLRCRVNFSALKFTPQIEELGKKVIRLLRQKGPFMVLHLRYEMDMLAFSGCTQGCNKEEVEELTRMRYAYPWWKEKIINSDLKRRDGLCPLTPEETAFTLRALDIDPSIQVYIAAGEIYGGTRRMASLTAAYPNLVRKETLLEPSELRFFQNHSSQMAALDYLVSLESDIFVPTYDGNMAKVVEGHRRYLGFKKTILLDRKHLVDLIDQYNAGFLTWDEFSAAVKEAHAERMGNPTKRLVIPDRPKEEDYFYSNPWECLEPSNEDETSSSI, encoded by the exons ATGTGCAGAATAGAGGGAGATATGGAAGAGAGagaaaggaggagaaggaggtggGGATTGGGTGTAATGGGGCTAAAAGGGACAACTTTAGGAGATAGTCGTGTAGAGAAACTGAAGAGTTCTGTAATTTTTTCGGGGTCTAGAATGAAGTTATGGATGATAAGGGCAACAACAATGGTATTGTTGTGGACTTGTTTGGTCCAAATGACAACATTGGGGGAACTTTGGGGGCCTAGAGTTTTGAAAGGTTGGCCTTGTTGCTTTTCTCAGGAGTCTGCTGCAGCATTGGTTGTTAAATCGCCACTCGAGGTCCTTGCTAGAGTTCTTCCCCCTAAGA GGGTTTACAAGAATAATGGTTATCTCATGGTTTCATGTAATGGAGGTCTTAATCAAATGCGAGCAGCA ATATGTGATATGGTTGCTATTGCAAGATATTTGAATGTGACTCTTATAGTGCCTGAGCTGGATAAAACCTCCTTTTGGGCTGATCCAAG TGAGTTTCAAGACATATTTGATGTTGATAATTTTATAATGTCTTTGAGGGATGAAGTTCGAATATTGAGAGAGCTACCCCCAAGACTGAAGAGGAGAGTACAACTAGGAATGATTTATACCATGCCTCCTATTAGTTGGTCTGATATTTCTTATTACCACAATCAG GTCCTTCCATTAATTCGGAAATACAAAGTTGTTCACTTGAATAGAACTGATGCTCGGCTTGCTAATAATGGCCAACCTTTGGAAATTCAGAAGCTGCGGTGCCGAGTCAATTTTAGTGCCTTAAAATTCACCCCTCAGATAGAAGAGTTGGGTAAAAAGGTTATTCGACTTCTCAGGCAAAAAGGTCCTTTTATGGTGCTGCACCTCAGATATGAAATGGATATGTTAGCTTTCTCTGGCTGTACTCAGGGCTGCAACAAGGAGGAGGTTGAAGAGTTGACAAGAATGAG ATACGCTTATCCATGGTGGAAagaaaaaatcataaattctgATTTGAAAAGGAGAGATGGTCTCTGTCCCTTGACACCCGAGGAGACTGCCTTCACATTAAGGGCATTGGACATTGATCCTAGCATCCAAGTTTATATTGCTGCTGGGGAGATATATGGTGGGACAAGGAGAATGGCTAGTCTTACGGCAGCTTATCCAAATCTG GTGAGGAAGGAAACACTACTTGAGCCTTCTGAGCTTAGGTTCTTTCAAAATCACTCTTCACAGATGGCAGCATTAGATTATCTTGTTTCACTGGAGAGTGATATTTTTGTCCCGACATATGATGGAAACATGGCTAAAGTTGTTGAAGGACATCGCAg ATATCTTGGATTCAAGAAAACGATCTTGCTGGACAGAAAGCATCTAGTCGATTTGATAGACCAATATAATGCTGGATTCTTGACGTGGGATGAGTTTTCTGCTGCTGTTAAGGAAGCTCACGCTGAACGCATGGGAAACCCTACTAAGAGGTTGGTGATTCCAGACCGGCCTAAAGAAGAGGATTATTTCTACTCCAACCCGTGGGAATGCTTAGAACCATCTAATGAGGATGAAACATCAAGTAGCATTTAA
- the LOC107765442 gene encoding uncharacterized protein LOC107765442, translating to MFQIVKKLKLLKKNLRILNTNHSKTIEDEAKEDRMALHQVQYLLQVNPMDFELQLREKALYQKFRNSSYLDEMHLQQKIKATWIQLGDDNTSYFYSVIKHMKLKQAETQLKNEQGEWEHNPNNIAQLFVEYYEGLLGHTTTSRIHAFMITSKDVKEAIFQIDCNKSPSPDGYGSGFFKAAWPVIGQDISEVVLDFFQNGKLLKLINSTIIALIPKVDAPEYAN from the exons ATGTTTCAGATTGTGAAGAAACTAAAACTACTGAAGAAGAACTTGAGGATTCTCAATACAAACCACTCCAAGACTATTGAGGATGAAGCCAAAGAAGATAGGATGGCACTGCATCAGGTACAATATCTACTACAAGTTAATCCTATGGACTTTGAACTTCAACTCAGAGAAAAGGCACTATATCAAAAGTTCAGGAATTCATCCTACCTAGATGAGATGCACTTGCAACAAAAAATTAAGGCAACATGGATTCAACTTGGTGATGACAACACAAGTTACTTTTACTCAGTGATTAAGCACATGAAACTCAAGCAGGCAGAGACTCAACTGAAGAATGAACAGGGAGAATGGGAGCATAATCCAAACAATATAGCGCAGTTGTTTGTAGAGTATTATGAAGGCTTATTGGGTCACACAACTACTTCCAGAATACATGCATTCATGA TTACTAGCAAGGATGTAAAAGAAGCAATCTTCCAAATTGATTGCAACAAGAGCCCAAGTCCAGATGGATATGGGAGTGGCTTCTTCAAAGCTGCTTGGCCAGTAATTGGGCAGGATATTAGTGAGGTTGTGCTGGACTTCTTCCAAAATGGCAAATTACTCAAACTGATTAACTCGACCATTATTGCATTGATTCCAAAAGTGGATGCACCTGAATATGCTAATTAA